The Oryza glaberrima chromosome 9, OglaRS2, whole genome shotgun sequence genome includes a window with the following:
- the LOC127783788 gene encoding uncharacterized protein LOC127783788, whose protein sequence is MGETGVAVASSPRAAASSPRAAASSASVASSPRAGGVGGRHHHRRWGGAAAISPSYRAVLLALWLVGFALVFLWQSTSVGRARLYTRPPLLPKRAPSAQGMGQWVAAPPVYDLREFGGVGDGRTLNTEAFVAAVASIAERGGGRLVVPAGRWLTAPFNLTSRMTLFLAAGAEILGVQDERYWPLMSPLPSYGYGREHRGPRYGSLIHGQDLKDVTITGQNGTINGQGQSWWSKFRKKVLNHTRGPLVQLMRSSNITISNITLRDSPFWTLHIYDCKDVTISDTTILAPIVGAPNTDGIDPDSCENVVIKNCYISVGDDGIAIKSGWDQYGIAYGRPSTNIIIHNVTIRSMVSAGVSIGSEMSGGVSNVLVENVHIWDSRRGVRIKTAPGRGAYVSNITYRNITLEHIRVGIVIKTDYNEHPDEGFDPKAVPIIENISYSSIHGHGVRVPVRIQGSAEIPVKNVTFHDMSVGLVDRKNHVFQCSFVQGQVIGYVFPVPCKNLDLYNERRELVKQSTLQNISDIDYSFTALHFSLLHTSPASLALSLFSSLSSMALPSGSFAACSIQPRVRAALRAPTLPSQNAAVARMAGHRAGATKGGVSAVCEPLGPDRPLWFPGSSPPPWLDGSLPGDFGFDPLGLGSDPELLRWFAQAELMHSRWAMLAVAGILVPEVLEKWGFMEDYSWIDAGARDYFADPWTLFVSQMALMGWAEGRRWADYLNPGCVAVEPRLPNRRNPVPDVGYPGGLWFDWGNWGRGSPEPVMVLRTKEIKNGRLAMLAFVGFWFQAVYTGEGPIDNLLHHLADPGHCNVFSAFTSH, encoded by the exons ATGGGGGAGACCGGGGtggccgtcgcctcctccccgcgcgccgcggcctcctccccgcgcgccgccgcctcctcggcgtcggtcgcgtcgtcgccgcgggcgGGCGGGGTGGGCGGGCGGCACCACCACAGGCGgtggggtggcgcggcggcgatctCGCCGTCGTACAGGGCGGTGCTGCTCGCGCTGTGGCTGGTCGGGTTCGCGCTCGTGTTCCTGTGGCAGAGCACCTCGGTGGGCCGCGCGCGGCTCTACAcccgcccgccgctgctgccgaagCGCGCGCCGTCCGCCCAGGGGATGGGGCAGTgggtggccgcgccgccggtctACGATCTGAGGGAGTTCGGGGGCGTCGGGGACGGGCGGACGCTCAACACCGAGGCgttcgtggcggcggtggcgtccatcgcggagagaggcggcgggaggCTCGTCGTGCCCGCCGGGAGGTGGCTGACCGCGCCGTTCAACCTCACCAGTAGGATGACGCtattcctcgccgccggcgctgagATCCTCGGGGTCCAG GATGAAAGATATTGGCCGTTGATGTCTCCGTTACCATCATATGGGTACGGAAGAGAGCACAGGGGGCCTAGGTATGGGAGCCTTATACATGGTCAAGACCTCAAGGATGTGACTATAACTG GACAAAATGGAACCATAAATGGGCAAGGTCAAAGTTGGTGGAGCAAATTTCGGAAGAAAGTCCTCAATCACACAAGGGGTCCTCTTGTGCAACTCATGCGGTCAAGTAACATTACCATTTCTAACATCACTCTACGTGATTCTCCCTTCTGGACACTTCATATATACGACTGCAAGGATGTTACTATATCAGATACCACCATCCTGGCTCCAATTGTTGGAGCTCCAAACACTGATGGGATAGATCCAG ATTCTTGTGAGAATGTAGTGATTAAAAACTGCTATATTTCTGTTGGTGATGATGGGATTGCTATAAAGAGTGGTTGGGACCAATATGGAATTGCTTATGGGCGTCCATCTACTAACATTATTATTCACAACGTCACAATCCGCTCCATGGTCAG TGCTGGTGTATCTATAGGAAGTGAGATGTCTGGCGGTGTTTCAAATGTCTTGGTAGAGAATGTCCATATTTGGGATTCACGGCGAGGTGTGAGGATAAAGACTGCCCCTGGAAGAGGGGCCTATGTAAGCAACATCACGTACCGGAACATAACCCTAGAACACATCCGAGTTGGCATTGTGATCAAGACTGACTACAATGAGCACCCGGACGAAGGCTTCGACCCCAAGGCAGTTCCCATCATAGAGAACATCTCGTACAGTTCAATCCATGGACATGGGGTGCGTGTACCAGTCAGGATACAGGGGAGCGCAGAGATCCCCGTGAAGAATGTTACTTTCCATGATATGTCAGTCGGTTTGGTGGACAGGAAGAACCACGTTTTCCAGTGCTCCTTCGTCCAGGGGCAGGTCATTGGCTATGTTTTCCCTGTACCGTGCAAGAACCTGGATCTGTACAACGAGCGGCGTGAGCTGGTTAAACAATCAACACTGCAGAATATCTCTGATATCGACTACAGTTTT ACTGCTCTGCACTTTTCCCTCCTTCACACTTCACCAGCTTCACTCGCCCTCTCCCTGTTCTCCTCACTCTCCTCCATGGCTCTGCCCTCCGGCTCATTCGCGGCATGTAGCATCCAACCAAG GGTGCGGGCGGCGTTGCGCGCGCCGACGCTGCCGTCGCAGAACGCCGCCGTTGCAAGGAtggccggccaccgcgccggcgcgACGAAGGGCGGCGTGTCCGCGGTGTGCGAGCCGCTGGGGCCCGACAGGCCGCTCTGGTTCCCCGGCAGCTCCCCTCCTCCGTGGCTCGACGGCAGCCTCCCGGGAGACTTCGGTTTCGATCCTCTCGGATTAG GGTCGGATCCGGAGCTGCTGCGGTGGTTCGCGCAGGCGGAGCTGATGCACAGCCGGTGGGCGAtgctggcggtggcggggatCCTGGTCCCGGAGGTGCTGGAGAAATGGGGGTTCATGGAGGACTACTCGTGGATCGACGCCGGCGCGCGCGACTACTTCGCGGACCCATGGACGCTGTTCGTGTCGCAGATGGCGCTGATGGGgtgggcggaggggcggcggtgggcggacTACCTCAACCCCGGgtgcgtcgccgtcgagccgcGGCTGCCCAACCGGAGGAACCCCGTGCCGGACGTCGGCTACCCCGGCGGGCTGTGGTTCGACTGGGGCAACTGGGGCCGGGGATCGCCGGAGCCCGTCATGGTGCTGCGCACCAAGGAGATCAAGAACGGGAGGCTCGCCATGCTCGCCTTCGTGGGGTTCTGGTTCCAGGCCGTCTACACCGGCGAGGGCCCCATTGATAACCTCCTGCATCACCTCGCCGACCCCGGCCACTGCAACGTCTTCTCG GCATTCACGTCCCATTGA
- the LOC127785111 gene encoding exocyst complex component EXO70A1-like: MMDGSTAAAAELEAAERVVMRWDSTASASYGGGGGDEQMLFDGGGDRVEAERFLRAVDDLRRLAPPSPATVGSPRRTSSASGGGGAASNAVQVAMARLEDEFRHVLSSRALDLEIEALADLTSLSMCSDRTNSADVAEEAAAADEDDSVSSSVGRRSSYRSLRSIREIDLLPADAISDLHAIASRMAVAGYGRECVQVYASVRKPAVDSALRRLGVEKLSIGDVQRLEWEVLEAKIRRWIRAARAAVRGVFASERRLCFLIFHDLPLSSSTITTATHDAPFAEAVKGAALQLFGFAEAISIGRRSPEKLFKIIDLHDAIADLLPDVSDIFAASKAGESIYVQAAEIRSRLADAVRGILSEFENAVLRDPSKTPVPGGTIHPLTRYVMNYSSLISDYKTTLSELIVSRPSACSRIAPEGNENAPSFPDLDLADPDSQLPLAAHLIWIIVVLEHNLESKASLYKDAALSHLFVMNNVHYIAHKIKDSPELRGLIGDEYLKQLTGKFRLAATRYQRTAWLKILNCLRDEGLHVSGGFSSGVSKSALRERFKSFNAAFEEAHRVQSAWYVPDTQLREELRISIAEKLLPAYRSFLGRFRHHIENGRHPELYIKYSVEDLETSVTDFFEGCPPSLHNRRRSHG, from the coding sequence ATGATGGATGGATCcaccgctgcggcggcggagctggaggcggcggagagggtggTGATGAGGTGGGACtccacggcgtcggcgtcctacgggggcgggggcggggacgaGCAGATGCTGTTCGATGGCGGCGGTGACCGGGTGGAGGCGGAGCGGTTCCTCCGGGCTGTGGATGACCTACGGCGGctggcgccgccgtccccggccACGGTCGGGAGCCCGCGCCGCACCTCgtcggctagcggcggcggaggggcggcgtcCAACGCCGTCCAGGTCGCGATGGCGCGGCTGGAGGACGAGTTCCGCCACGTGCTGTCGTCGCGCGCCCTCGACCTGGAGATCGAGGCGCTCGCCGACCTCACCTCGCTCTCCATGTGCAGCGACCGGACCAACTCCGCGGACGTCGCCGAGgaagcggcggctgcggacgaAGACGACTCCGTGTCGTCCTCCGTCGGCCGCCGCAGCAGCTACCGCTCGCTGCGCAGCATCCGAGAAATCGATCTCCTCCCCGCGGACGCCATCTCCGACCTCCACGCCATCGCCTCCCGCATGGCCGTCGCCGGCTACGGCCGCGAGTGCGTCCAGGTGTACGCCTCCGTCCGCAAGCCGGCCGTCGACtccgcgctccgccgcctcggcgttGAGAAGCTCAGCATCGGCGACGTGCAGAGGCTCGAGTGGGAAGTCCTCGAGGCCAAGATCCGCCGCTGGATCCGTgctgcccgcgccgccgtccgcggcgTCTTCGCCAGCGAGCGTCGACTCTGCTTCCTCATCTTCCACGACCTTCCCCTCTCCAGCTCTACCATCACCACTGCCACCCACGACGCTCCCTTCGCGGAAGCCGTCAAGGGCGCTGCCCTGCAGCTCTTCGGCTTCGCCGAGGCGATCAGCATCGGCCGCCGCTCACCGGAGAAGCTGTTCAAGATCATTGACCTGCACGACGCGATTGCCGATCTGTTGCCTGACGTCTCCGACATCTTTGCTGCATCCAAGGCCGGGGAATCCATATACGTGCAGGCTGCCGAGATCAGGTCGCGTCTCGCTGATGCCGTGCGTGGTATACTGTCGGAATTTGAGAACGCTGTGCTTCGTGACCCGTCGAAGACTCCGGTGCCTGGTGGTACCATCCATCCTCTCACTCGCTATGTCATGAATTACAGTAGCCTCATTTCTGACTACAAAACCACACTGTCTGAGCTGATTGTGTCGCGGCCATCGGCTTGCTCCCGAATTGCTCCTGAGGGCAATGAGAATGCCCCATCCTTCCCTGATCTTGACCTTGCCGACCCTGACAGTCAGTTACCCCTTGCTGCTCATCTTATCTGGATTATTGTGGTTCTTGAGCACAATCTTGAGAGCAAAGCATCACTCTACAAGGATGCGGCACTCTCTCATTTGTTCGTCATGAACAATGTACACTATATTGCACACAAGATAAAGGATTCACCGGAGCTCCGGGGGCTTATTGGTGATGAGTATTTGAAGCAGCTGACAGGTAAGTTCCGGCTCGCAGCCACTCGCTATCAACGGACAGCATGGTTGAAGATCCTGAATTGTCTGAGAGATGAAGGTCTGCATGTCAGTGGGGGCTTTTCATCAGGGGTATCCAAATCAGCACTCCGGGAGCGTTTCAAGTCTTTCAATGCTGCATTCGAGGAGGCACATAGGGTTCAATCTGCTTGGTATGTGCCAGACACGCAGCTGAGAGAAGAGCTTAGGATATCAATAGCAGAGAAACTTCTTCCAGCATATCGATCCTTCCTTGGTCGGTTCCGGCATCACATAGAGAATGGAAGGCACCCAGAGTTGTACATCAAATACTCAGTTGAGGACCTTGAGACGTCCGTCACAGATTTCTTTGAGGGTTGTCCACCTTCGCTACATAACAGGAGAAGATCCCATGGATGA
- the LOC127784712 gene encoding uncharacterized protein LOC127784712 isoform X2 — MVEMRKFDKITFRRPKDAAKETGSAMVQILVFEIEDREMIGGSAYGGQKAICCTSDLAKLGACTEGSVIYRPSQVNPGWPQLLFASFDGSDTIATLPSRIIPITKTGMYNMYFIHCDPSLAGLEIEGQTVWKNPTGYLPGRMAPLKNFFGIMSFAFVVLGIYWFYQYMKFWREVLPLQNCITLVITLGMLEMSLWYFEYAEFNETGVRPKGITFWAVTFGTVKRTVARVIILIVSMGYGVVRPSLGGLTSKVVMLGGTFFLATEILELVENLGAVNDLSGKARLFLVYPVAILDAAFVVWIFISLAKTLDKLQARRSMAKLDIYRKFTIALAVTVLVSIGWIGYEIYFKSTDVFNERWQYAWIIPAFWHVLSFSLLCVISYLWAPSQNSMRFTYDASENFDREDSLSLIRPGPIASKNGWSLSSSPDTKATKNVTVTSFDGDDEENKRE; from the exons ATGGTTGAAATGAGAAA ATTTGACAAGATTACGTTTAGGAGACCAAAGGATGCTGCAAAGGAAACTGGTTCAGCAATGGTTCAGATACTTGTTTTTGAGATAGAAGATCGTGAGATGATTGGTGGATCAGCATATGGAGGTCAGAAAGCTATTTGTTGTACCTCAGATCTTGCGAAGTTAGGAGCTTGCACGGAAGGTTCTGTCATCTATCGGCCATCACAGGTGAATCCTGGCTGGCCACAGTTGCTTTTTGCATCTTTTGATGGAAGTGACACGATTGCAACACTACCTTCAAGGATCATTCCTATAACAAAAACTGGGATGTACAATATGTACTTCATACACTGTGATCCATCACTTGCTGGTCTGGAGATAGAGGGGCAAACCGTATGGAAAAATCCTACTGGGTATCTTCCTGGTCGGATGGCACCTCTTAAGAACTTTTTTGGAATTATGTCATTCGCTTTCGTTGTACTTGGGATTTATTGGTTCTATCAGTACATGAAGTTTTGGCGTGAAGTTCTGCCACTGCAAAACTGTATTACTCTTGTCATTACATTGGGCATGCTTGAGATGTCATTGTGGTATTTTGAGTATGCTGAGTTCAACGAGACTGGTGTTCGACCAAAGGGCATCACATTTTGGGCTGTAACATTTGGGACTGTTAAAAGAACAGTAGCCCGTGTTATTATTCTCATTGTCTCAATGGGATATGGAGTTGTCAGGCCTAGTTTGGGTGGTCTCACATCAAAGGTGGTTATGCTTGGAGGAACATTCTTTTTAGCTACGGAAATCCTTGAATTGGTAGAAAATCTTGGTGCCGTAAATGATCTATCTGGAAAAGCTCGATTGTTCTTGGTTTATCCCGTGGCTATTTTGGATGCTGCATTCGttgtttggatttttatttcgcTAGCTAAGACCCTTGACAAACTTCAG GCCAGAAGGTCAATGGCCAAACTTGACATTTACAGGAAATTCACAATAGCATTGGCTGTAACTGTTCTGGTGTCTATTGGCTGGATTGGCTATGAG ATTTACTTCAAATCAACAGATGTATTCAATGAACGATGGCAGTATGCATGGATAATTCCTGCGTTCTGGCATGTCTTGTCTTTCTCACTTCTTTGTGTCATTTCATACCTGTGGGCGCCGTCACAGAACTCAATGAG GTTTACCTATGATGCAAGCGAAAACTTTGATCGAGAGGACAGTCTGTCACTAATAAGGCCAGGTCCCATTGCTTCCAAGAACGGGTGGAGTTTATCTTCTTCACCAGACACCAAAGCAACAAAGAACGTTACAGTTACATCTTTTGATGGAGATGACGAAGAAAACAAAAGGGAGTAG
- the LOC127784712 gene encoding uncharacterized protein LOC127784712 isoform X1: MAAVSAAAARLHHLLSLCVAVAGLLLMLLGGGEASVHEYRGLGFLNKGNAFILHAGSEGLYAPSSPANATTAEDDEDAAAAAVADAFIRFDKITFRRPKDAAKETGSAMVQILVFEIEDREMIGGSAYGGQKAICCTSDLAKLGACTEGSVIYRPSQVNPGWPQLLFASFDGSDTIATLPSRIIPITKTGMYNMYFIHCDPSLAGLEIEGQTVWKNPTGYLPGRMAPLKNFFGIMSFAFVVLGIYWFYQYMKFWREVLPLQNCITLVITLGMLEMSLWYFEYAEFNETGVRPKGITFWAVTFGTVKRTVARVIILIVSMGYGVVRPSLGGLTSKVVMLGGTFFLATEILELVENLGAVNDLSGKARLFLVYPVAILDAAFVVWIFISLAKTLDKLQARRSMAKLDIYRKFTIALAVTVLVSIGWIGYEIYFKSTDVFNERWQYAWIIPAFWHVLSFSLLCVISYLWAPSQNSMRFTYDASENFDREDSLSLIRPGPIASKNGWSLSSSPDTKATKNVTVTSFDGDDEENKRE; this comes from the exons ATGGCGGccgtgtcggcggcggccgcccgcctGCACCACCTCCTGAGCCTCTGCGTGGCCGTCGCTgggctgctgctgatgctgctcggcggcggggaggcgtcGGTGCACGAGTACCGCGGGCTCGGCTTCCTCAACAAGGGCAATGCGTTCATCCTCCACGCCGGCAGCGAGGGCCTCTACGCGCCGTCCTCCCCCGCGAATGCGACGAccgcggaggacgacgaggatgccgccgccgccgccgtggccgacgCCTTCATCCG ATTTGACAAGATTACGTTTAGGAGACCAAAGGATGCTGCAAAGGAAACTGGTTCAGCAATGGTTCAGATACTTGTTTTTGAGATAGAAGATCGTGAGATGATTGGTGGATCAGCATATGGAGGTCAGAAAGCTATTTGTTGTACCTCAGATCTTGCGAAGTTAGGAGCTTGCACGGAAGGTTCTGTCATCTATCGGCCATCACAGGTGAATCCTGGCTGGCCACAGTTGCTTTTTGCATCTTTTGATGGAAGTGACACGATTGCAACACTACCTTCAAGGATCATTCCTATAACAAAAACTGGGATGTACAATATGTACTTCATACACTGTGATCCATCACTTGCTGGTCTGGAGATAGAGGGGCAAACCGTATGGAAAAATCCTACTGGGTATCTTCCTGGTCGGATGGCACCTCTTAAGAACTTTTTTGGAATTATGTCATTCGCTTTCGTTGTACTTGGGATTTATTGGTTCTATCAGTACATGAAGTTTTGGCGTGAAGTTCTGCCACTGCAAAACTGTATTACTCTTGTCATTACATTGGGCATGCTTGAGATGTCATTGTGGTATTTTGAGTATGCTGAGTTCAACGAGACTGGTGTTCGACCAAAGGGCATCACATTTTGGGCTGTAACATTTGGGACTGTTAAAAGAACAGTAGCCCGTGTTATTATTCTCATTGTCTCAATGGGATATGGAGTTGTCAGGCCTAGTTTGGGTGGTCTCACATCAAAGGTGGTTATGCTTGGAGGAACATTCTTTTTAGCTACGGAAATCCTTGAATTGGTAGAAAATCTTGGTGCCGTAAATGATCTATCTGGAAAAGCTCGATTGTTCTTGGTTTATCCCGTGGCTATTTTGGATGCTGCATTCGttgtttggatttttatttcgcTAGCTAAGACCCTTGACAAACTTCAG GCCAGAAGGTCAATGGCCAAACTTGACATTTACAGGAAATTCACAATAGCATTGGCTGTAACTGTTCTGGTGTCTATTGGCTGGATTGGCTATGAG ATTTACTTCAAATCAACAGATGTATTCAATGAACGATGGCAGTATGCATGGATAATTCCTGCGTTCTGGCATGTCTTGTCTTTCTCACTTCTTTGTGTCATTTCATACCTGTGGGCGCCGTCACAGAACTCAATGAG GTTTACCTATGATGCAAGCGAAAACTTTGATCGAGAGGACAGTCTGTCACTAATAAGGCCAGGTCCCATTGCTTCCAAGAACGGGTGGAGTTTATCTTCTTCACCAGACACCAAAGCAACAAAGAACGTTACAGTTACATCTTTTGATGGAGATGACGAAGAAAACAAAAGGGAGTAG